The following are encoded together in the Oncorhynchus kisutch isolate 150728-3 linkage group LG8, Okis_V2, whole genome shotgun sequence genome:
- the LOC109895321 gene encoding cytochrome P450 1A1 — translation MVLMILPIIGSVSVSEGLVAMVTLCLVYMIMKYMHTEIPEGLKRLPGPKPLPIIGNVLEVHNNPHLSLTAMSERYGSVFQIQIGMRPVVVLSGNETVRQALIKQGEDFAGRPDLYSFKFINDGKSLAFSTDKAGVWRARRKLAMSALRSFATLEGSTPEYSCALEEHVCKEGEYLVKQLTSVMDVSGSFDPFRHIVVSVANVICGMCFGRRYSHDDQELLGLVNMSDEFGQVVGSGNPADFIPILRYLPNRTMKKFMDINDRFNTFVQKIVSEHYDSYDKDNIRDITDSLIDHCEDRKLDENANVQVSDEKIVGIVNDLFGAGFDTISTALSWAVVYLVAYPEIQERLHQELKEKVGMIRTPRLSDKINLPLLEAFILEIFRHSSFLPFTIPHCTVKDTSLNGYFIPKDTCVFINQWQVNHDPELWKEPSLFNPDRFLSADGTELNKLEGEKVLVFGMGKRRCIGEAIGRNEVYLFLAILLQRLCFQEKPGHPLDMTPEYGLTMKHKRCQLKASLRPWGQEE, via the exons ATGGTTCTCATGATACTACCCATTATCGGCTCAGTCTCTGTGTCTGAGGGGCTGGTGGCCATGGTAACACTATGCCTGGTGTACATGATCATGAAGTACATGCACACAGAGATCCCAGAGGGACTGAAACGGCTCCCAGGACCAAAGCCCCTGCCCATCATCGGGAATGTGCTGGAGGTGCACAATAACCCTCACCTCAGCCTGACTGCCATGAGCGAGCGCTACGGCTCAGTCTTCCAGATCCAAATAGGGATGCGGCCTGTGGTTGTTCTGAGTGGCAATGAGACAGTCCGCCAGGCTCTTATCAAGCAAGGGGAAGACTTCGCCGGGAGGCCCGATCTATACAGCTTCAAATTCATCAACGACGGCAAGAGCTTGGCCTTTAGCACCGACAAGGCTGGGGTGTGGCGCGCCCGCCGCAAGCTAGCTATGAGCGCCCTCCGCTCTTTCGCCACCCTGGAGGGATCGACCCCAGAGTACTCCTGTGCCCTGGAAGAGCACGTCTGCAAGGAGGGAGAGTACCTGGTAAAACAGCTGACTTCCGTCATGGATGTCAGTGGCAGCTTTGACCCCTTCCGCCATATTGTTGTATCGGTGGCCAACGTCATCTGTGGAATGTGCTTCGGCCGGCGCTACAGCCATGATGACCAGGAGCTGTTGGGCTTGGTGAACATGAGTGATGAGTTTGGGCAGGTGGTGGGCAGCGGCAACCCTGCAGACTTCATTCCCATCCTTCGTTACCTACCAAACCGCACCATGAAGAAGTTTATGGATATCAATGACCGTTTCAACACCTTTGTGCAGAAGATTGTCAGTGAGCACTATGACAGCTATGACAAG GACAACATCCGTGACATCACTGACTCCCTCATTGACCACTGTGAGGACAGGAAACTAGATGAGAACGCCAACGTCCAGGTGTCTGATGAGAAGATTGTGGGCATTGTCAATGATCTGTTTGGGGCAG GTTTTGACACCATCAGCACAGCTTTGTCATGGGCTGTTGTGTACCTTGTGGCTTACCCAGAGATCCAGGAAAGACTGCATCAGGAACTGA AGGAAAAGGTGGGAATGATTCGCACTCCCCGTCTCTCAGACAAAATCAACTTACCTCTGCTGGAAGCCTTCATCCTGGAGATCTTCCGGCACTCTTCCTTCCTGCCGTTCACCATCCCACACTG CACAGTCAAGGATACATCGCTCAATGGCTACTTCATTCCCAAGGACACCTGTGTCTTCATCAACCAGTGGCAGGTCAACCATGACCC GGAGCTGTGGAAGGAGCCTTCTTTATTTAACCCTGACCGTTTCCTGAGTGCTGATGGCACAGAACTCAACAAGCTGGAGGGGGAGAAAGTGCTCGTATTTGGCATGGGCAAGCGCCGCTGCATCGGTGAGGCCATCGGACGCAACGAGGTCTACCTCTTCTTGGCTATCCTGCTCCAAAGGCTGTGCTTCCAGGAGAAACCTGGGCACCCGCTGGACATGACCCCAGAGTACGGCCTCACCATGAAGCACAAGCGCTGTCAGCTGAAGGCTAGCCTGCGGCCATGGGGGCAGGAGGAGTGA